A segment of the Candidatus Binatia bacterium genome:
GTCGAGGCACGGCCGCGGGTGGCGTCGTTCTACGGACTCGACGTCGCCCGCGCGATTCTCGGACGCATTCCCAACGTCGACGCCTTCGAACGCCAGCTCGCCGGCGCCACCGGCGCCCGCCTCGCGTGGCCGGCGCCCGACGATCCGGCTGGCGCGATAGACGCCATGGAACACGACCTGGCGATCCTCGGTCCGTTGCTGCGCGAAACCGAGCGCACGCGTTGTTACGGGCGAGCCCGGTATCTACTCGCCCTCAACGAGCACCTCGGCCGCTCCCTGCGTAGCCGCTATGCCCGCTGGCAACAACCGGCGTGGTCCGCGTTCGACGGTTTGGTGCAGTCGACCGCGGCGACCGCGGCGGCGCTCGAACCGCACCGTCTCGCGGCGCGGCCGTATTCGGCGTCGGCGCTCGAGCGGTTCGCCCGCTGCCCGTATCAGTTCTACCTTGCGACCATCTACGGTTTGACGCCGCCCGGCACCCCCGACACGCCGGAGCGCCTGTCGCCCGCGACTCGCGGCTTACTGGTTCACGAGGCGCAGGCGCGCACTCTTCGTGCCCTCGCCGCCGGCGGGCTGCTGCCCTTGAGCGCCGCCTCCCCGGAGCGCGCCGATGCGTGCCTCGACGAGATCCTCGCCGCGACGGCCGATCGGTACCGAGATCTCCTGATGCCGCCCATCCCACGCGTGTGGGACGAAGAAATCGCCGCGCTTCGGGACGACCTGCGCACGTGGCTGCGGTGTCTCGCCGCCGACCGCGCCTGGCAGTTCCGGCACGCGGAACTCGCCTTCGGGCTGCCGGTGGACGCGCGCCACGATCCGGCCAGTATCCACACGCCCGTGCCGATTCCCGGCGGCGCGATCCTGCGCGGCGCCATCGACCTCGTCGAACGGCATCGGGACGGCAAGACCTTGCGCGTTACCGATCACAAGACGGGGGCCGGCTCCGCCAATACCCGTACCGTCGTCGGCGGTGGCGCGATTCTCCAACCCGTCATGTACGGCCTGGTCGCCGAGGCGGCGCTCGGGCAGCCGGTGAGCGAGGCGCGCCTCTTCTTCTGTTCGACGCGCGGCGGCTTCGCCGAGCACGTCGTGCGACTCGACAAGGTGGCGCGCGACAGCGCCGTCGCGGTGTTGCAGACCATCGATAAGAGCATTGCCGACGCCTTCCTGCCGCCCGCTCCCCAGCCGGGAGAATGCTCGCGGTGCGAGTTCGCCGTCGTATGCGGACCTTACGAAGAGGAACGTGCCGCCCGCAAAGACCAGCGGCGGCTGGCGCAGCTCAAGCGGATCCGGGAATGTCCATGACCACGCTGGCAGACGCCGCGGCCCGCGACGCCATCTACACCGATCTCTACCGTAACCTGGTCGTCGAAGCCGCGGCGGGCACGGGCAAGACCACCGCGCTGGTTCGTCGCATCGTCGCCGTCTTGCAGGCGGATCGGACGGGGATCGACCGTATCGTCGCGGTGACGTTCACCGAAAAGGCCGCCGGCGATCTGAAACTCCGCCTGCGGGCGGAAATCGAAACCGCCCGTCAGGGCTTGCCGGCAGGTGGCCGTGAAGCACACGCGCTCGACGAGGCGTTGGCGCGCCTCGAAGAGGCGCGGGTCAGCACCATTCACGGTTTCTGCGCCGATCTACTGCGCGAGCGGCCGGTGGAAGCGGGCGTCGATCCGGAATTCCGCGTGCTGCGCGAACCCGACGCGCAGGCGTTGCACGACACCGCGTTCGCACGCTGGCTGCACGAGTGCCTCGACCACCCGCCGGAAGGCGTGCGCCGGGCGCTACGGCGCCGGCGCCGCGCCAACGACGAGTCCCCCGGCGAGGCGTTGCGGATGGCATCCGGCGCGCTGAAGGACTGGCGCGACTTTCCCGCCCCGTGGCGCCGCGACCCCTTCGATCGATCCGCGGCACTCACCGATCTCGTCGCGCAACTCTGCGCTTTCGCTTCGCTGACCGACCGCTGCGCACAGCCGGCCAAGGACAATCTCTACCGCGACACGGCGCTGGCCCGCACGCTGCGAGACGAGGTCGTTCGCGCCGCGGCCATCGGCGCCCGCGACGACGACGTGTTCGAAGCGCGGCTCGTCTGGCTGGCGCGGGACTACACGTTCAACCACCCCCGCGGCGGCTGGGGCGATTTCTACGCGCCGGGTGTGTCGCGCGCGGCGGTCAGCAACGCCCACGCCCAGTTCCTGCGTGCCCTCGCGGCGTTCGCCAACGACGCCGATGCCGACCTTGCCGCCGCGGTGCAGCAGGAGTTGTCCGTCGTCGTCGAGCGTTACGAGGCGCTCAAGCGAAGCCAGGGTGTTCTCGACTTCACCGATCTGCTGCTGCGAGCCCGCGCTCTGCTGCGCGACTGCGACGGCGTTCGGGCCGACTTCCAGCGGCGTTTCACGCACCTGTTCGTGGACGAGTTTCAGGACACCGACCCGCTGCAAGCGGAGATCCTCCTCTTGCTCGCCGCTGCCGATCCGGGGGAACGGGACTGGCGGCTGACGGTTCCGGTTCCGGGCAAGCTGTTTCTCGTCGGCGATCCGAAGCAGTCGATATACCGCTTTCGGCGCGCCGATGTCGGCATGTACGTCGACGTCAAGACGCTGTTGCTCGCCAACGGTGCAAACGAAGTTCAGCTCACGACGAGCTTTCGCGCCGTGCCGGCCATACAGCGACTCGTCAACGACGCCTTCGCGCCGATTATGACCGGCGACGCGGCCACGTTGCAGGCGGACTACGTGCCGTTGGCGGCGTTTCGCGACGACGCCGACGGCCAGCCGTCGGCGGTGGCGTTGCCGGTTCCCGCGCCATACGGCAAGCGCAACGTCGCCGGGCGTGCCATCGAGGAGTCGTTGCCGCAGGCCGTGGCGGCGTTCGTGCAATGGTTGCTCGCCGAAAGCGGCTGGACGGTTACCGAACGGGAGCGCCCGGGCGAGCGTGTAGCGGTGTCGGCGCGGCACGTGTGTCTGTTGTTTCGGCGTTTCGAGAGCTTCGGCGACGATATGACGCGCGGCTACCAGCGGGCGCTGGAAGGGCGCGGCGTCCCGCATCTGCTCGTTGGCGGCCGCACCTTCCACGCCCGCGAGGAAGTGGAAACCATGCGCGCGGCGCTGACGGCGATCGAGTGGCCCGGCGACGACCTGGCGGTGTTTGCCACGTTGCGCGGCTCGCTGTTCGCGGTCGACGATGCCGCGTTGCTGGCTTATCGGCGGGAGTTCGGCAAGCCGCACCCGCTGCATCCGCCGCCGCCGGAGAGCGCTCCGACTCTGGAGCCGATCGCCGCGGCGCTGTCGCTGCTGGCCGAGCTGCACCGTATGCGCAACCGCCGGCCCGTCGCCGACACGCTCGCCCACCTGCTCGCCGCCACGCGGGCGCACGCCGGGTTTGCACTCCGGCCGTCGGGAGAGCAGGCCCTCGCCAACGTGCTGCACCTCACCGAACTCGCGCGGGTGCACGAGGCGGGGCGAGCCGGTTCGTTCCGCAGCTTCGTCGAGCGGCTGCGGCACGACGCGAACGCGCGCTCGACCGCCGATGCGCCGATCCTCGAAGAGGGCAGCGAAGGCGTGCGAATGATGACCGTGCACAAAGCCAAGGGGCTCGAGTTTCCCGTGGTCATCCTCGCCGACATGACCGCCAAGCTCGCCGGTCCGGTCGCCCGCCATCTCGACCCGGCCCGCGGAATCTGCGCTTTGCGGCTCGCCGGCTGGGCCCCGATCGAGCTGATCGAGCACGAGGCCATCGAGGCCGCGCGCGACCTCGCCGAAGGCGTCCGGATCACTTACGTCGCCGCGACGCGGGCGCGGGATCTGCTGGTGGTACCCGCCGTCGGGGACGAGCCGTTCGAACGCGGCTGGATCGCGCCGCTCAACCGGGCAATCTATCCACCACGCGAGCGGCGTACGGCGGCGGTACTGGCACCGGCCTGCCCGCCGTTCGGCGGCGACAGCGTCCTCAGGCGCCCCGACCATAGGCCAACGGACGACGCGCCGGTACGACCCGGGTTGCACCTCTTCGACGGCTACGGCGTGGTGTGGTGGGACCCGGCTGTCCTGGCACT
Coding sequences within it:
- a CDS encoding UvrD-helicase domain-containing protein, producing MSMTTLADAAARDAIYTDLYRNLVVEAAAGTGKTTALVRRIVAVLQADRTGIDRIVAVTFTEKAAGDLKLRLRAEIETARQGLPAGGREAHALDEALARLEEARVSTIHGFCADLLRERPVEAGVDPEFRVLREPDAQALHDTAFARWLHECLDHPPEGVRRALRRRRRANDESPGEALRMASGALKDWRDFPAPWRRDPFDRSAALTDLVAQLCAFASLTDRCAQPAKDNLYRDTALARTLRDEVVRAAAIGARDDDVFEARLVWLARDYTFNHPRGGWGDFYAPGVSRAAVSNAHAQFLRALAAFANDADADLAAAVQQELSVVVERYEALKRSQGVLDFTDLLLRARALLRDCDGVRADFQRRFTHLFVDEFQDTDPLQAEILLLLAAADPGERDWRLTVPVPGKLFLVGDPKQSIYRFRRADVGMYVDVKTLLLANGANEVQLTTSFRAVPAIQRLVNDAFAPIMTGDAATLQADYVPLAAFRDDADGQPSAVALPVPAPYGKRNVAGRAIEESLPQAVAAFVQWLLAESGWTVTERERPGERVAVSARHVCLLFRRFESFGDDMTRGYQRALEGRGVPHLLVGGRTFHAREEVETMRAALTAIEWPGDDLAVFATLRGSLFAVDDAALLAYRREFGKPHPLHPPPPESAPTLEPIAAALSLLAELHRMRNRRPVADTLAHLLAATRAHAGFALRPSGEQALANVLHLTELARVHEAGRAGSFRSFVERLRHDANARSTADAPILEEGSEGVRMMTVHKAKGLEFPVVILADMTAKLAGPVARHLDPARGICALRLAGWAPIELIEHEAIEAARDLAEGVRITYVAATRARDLLVVPAVGDEPFERGWIAPLNRAIYPPRERRTAAVLAPACPPFGGDSVLRRPDHRPTDDAPVRPGLHLFDGYGVVWWDPAVLALEGAPRRGLRQEDLLGKEAPEEVVDADRCRFEAWQEDRDAAVVDGSRPALTVRVVTEVAATGDDGAPAVEVCELARIPGRATGARFGVLVHAMLAATPLQADAAAIAGIAAMHARLVGAPAEEVSDAVTAVVAALAHPLLEAARAAAACGNCRRETPVALALEEGELVEGVVDLAYFDGVLWTVVDFKTDRLDAPAVGAYRRQVALYAAAIARATGQPARGVVLGV